Proteins encoded together in one Staphylococcus aureus window:
- the nikA gene encoding nickel ABC transporter substrate-binding protein, with product MKFKRLATIFSAVLVLSGCGSMHSSGKDLNISLPLKTKSIAPYETDVPVKIGAAESLFKTNDQGKIEKALVKSYHQPNDTTLDIELKDNIKFQNGQKLTAEKVKSSLENSMKKSDLVKYSLPISSITAKGQKLTIKTNSAYPELVSELANPFMAIYDTDAKSDVNQTPVGTGPYQIKDYKQSRKISLSNFKDYWQGKPKLDHITVTYQEDGNNRVRNLESQKDDLITDVPVNKVQDIENNQNLKVSKESGFRTSLLMYNHTNKKMTKSVREALDHIIDRQGIADHIYQGYAKPATSPFNDKIPYIKEPKLTKQNIEQAKMLLAKDGYTKEHPLKIKLITYDGRPELSKIAQVLQSDAKKANIEIDIKSVDDIEGYLKDRSAWDATMYSFGTIPRGDTGYFFNQAYKKDGAINKGDYNNSNVDDLINQLNHTVDVKERHNISNDIIKLSSRDVPNSYIAYNDQIVAANSKVKNYKVTPEGIYLIDYRTTIER from the coding sequence ATGAAGTTTAAAAGACTAGCAACTATATTTTCAGCAGTATTAGTGTTATCAGGATGTGGCTCAATGCATTCATCTGGCAAAGACTTAAATATTTCGTTACCGTTAAAAACAAAGTCTATTGCACCTTATGAAACAGATGTACCAGTTAAGATTGGTGCTGCAGAATCATTATTTAAAACAAATGATCAAGGAAAAATAGAAAAAGCATTAGTGAAATCGTATCATCAACCAAATGATACAACGTTAGATATAGAATTAAAAGATAATATTAAATTTCAAAACGGTCAAAAATTGACTGCAGAAAAAGTGAAATCTAGCCTTGAAAATAGCATGAAAAAAAGCGACTTGGTCAAATATTCATTACCAATATCATCAATTACCGCTAAAGGTCAAAAACTGACAATTAAAACCAACTCCGCTTACCCTGAACTTGTATCTGAATTAGCTAATCCTTTTATGGCAATTTATGATACAGATGCTAAATCAGATGTTAATCAAACTCCTGTTGGTACAGGCCCTTACCAAATAAAAGATTATAAGCAATCTCGAAAAATATCATTGTCGAATTTTAAGGACTATTGGCAAGGTAAACCGAAACTTGATCATATTACTGTGACGTACCAAGAAGACGGCAATAATCGCGTCAGAAATTTAGAATCTCAAAAAGATGATTTAATAACTGATGTCCCAGTTAATAAAGTTCAAGACATAGAAAATAATCAAAATTTAAAAGTGTCAAAAGAATCTGGATTTAGAACTTCTTTACTTATGTATAATCATACTAATAAAAAAATGACTAAATCCGTTCGTGAAGCATTAGATCATATCATTGATAGACAAGGTATTGCAGATCATATTTATCAAGGTTATGCGAAACCTGCAACGAGTCCATTTAATGATAAAATTCCATATATTAAAGAACCTAAGTTAACCAAACAAAATATCGAACAAGCAAAAATGTTATTAGCTAAAGATGGTTATACAAAAGAACACCCTTTAAAAATTAAGTTAATTACGTATGACGGTCGTCCAGAGCTATCGAAAATTGCGCAAGTATTACAATCAGATGCTAAAAAAGCAAATATTGAAATCGACATTAAAAGTGTTGATGACATAGAAGGTTACTTAAAAGACCGTTCTGCATGGGATGCAACGATGTATAGTTTCGGAACAATTCCTCGTGGAGATACAGGTTATTTCTTTAATCAAGCATATAAAAAAGATGGTGCTATTAATAAAGGAGACTACAATAATAGCAACGTCGATGATTTAATTAATCAATTGAATCATACTGTAGATGTTAAGGAACGTCACAATATTTCTAATGATATTATTAAATTATCAAGTCGAGATGTACCAAACAGTTATATTGCTTACAACGATCAAATAGTCGCTGCTAACTCTAAGGTTAAAAATTATAAAGTAACACCTGAAGGTATCTATTTAATCGATTATCGAACAACGATTGAACGATAA
- a CDS encoding class I adenylate-forming enzyme family protein, with protein MNFDWIKTRSDFDDDKPAVIDHAKQTSWTYQQLNARADNMAHYLTSQGVKKGDVIGIFAPNDIAILDLLFACFKTGAVFLPLNWRLNPKEIAAIVEDAQLKLLFYAEKHLSSLTDIDQNLLHMDIDVAQYDEIVNPDYHQPFQATPVEPQDLAALIYTSGTTGSPKGVMFSYESFVHNGANLELTYKFNSNYITIVSTPMFHVLGFNDTVLPVLMSGGTLILQRYFNGEELNDMIAQYHPTFIIMIPTMYYSTLRASNFNPENFRAMDYIIQGGSQPLPSIQAAFKQYGINIINGYGLTEAPLVLVNTPENSKRKPMSIGKAVMFVDARILDDNGEEVPTGEIGELAIKAKNVTPGYWNKPAETAKAFHGRYLLTGDLAKMDNDGDIFIIDRKKELIITGGENVLPSEVENALAEHPLVDRCVVVGYDHPKYGESIAAAIILREDEPHYAEILNQHMRSRLAGYKVPRMYVPVTHMPLNSTQKPDKLAIRQMMNDKVSQTL; from the coding sequence ATGAATTTCGATTGGATAAAAACGCGTTCAGACTTCGATGATGACAAGCCTGCCGTTATTGATCACGCAAAACAAACATCTTGGACATACCAACAACTCAATGCACGCGCTGATAATATGGCACATTATTTAACATCTCAAGGTGTTAAAAAAGGCGATGTTATCGGTATTTTTGCGCCAAATGATATTGCAATATTAGATTTATTGTTTGCTTGTTTTAAAACAGGTGCGGTTTTTTTACCATTGAATTGGCGGCTTAACCCAAAAGAAATTGCAGCCATTGTGGAAGATGCACAATTAAAACTGCTCTTCTATGCTGAAAAACATTTAAGTTCACTCACCGATATTGACCAAAACTTATTGCATATGGATATTGATGTGGCGCAATATGATGAAATCGTAAATCCAGATTATCACCAACCTTTTCAAGCAACACCTGTTGAACCACAAGATCTTGCAGCATTAATTTATACAAGTGGTACAACCGGATCACCTAAAGGTGTGATGTTCTCATATGAATCATTTGTTCATAACGGTGCAAACTTAGAGCTGACGTATAAGTTCAATTCAAACTATATTACGATTGTATCAACACCAATGTTCCATGTTTTAGGGTTTAACGATACTGTATTACCAGTATTAATGTCAGGTGGCACACTTATTCTTCAACGTTACTTTAACGGCGAAGAATTGAATGACATGATTGCACAATATCACCCTACATTTATTATCATGATTCCGACAATGTATTATAGTACGCTACGTGCTAGTAATTTTAATCCTGAAAATTTTAGAGCTATGGATTATATCATCCAAGGTGGTTCACAACCATTACCAAGTATCCAAGCAGCTTTTAAACAATATGGCATAAACATTATTAACGGCTATGGTTTAACTGAAGCACCTCTTGTACTTGTTAATACACCGGAAAATTCAAAACGTAAGCCAATGAGTATTGGTAAAGCAGTCATGTTCGTTGATGCACGTATCCTTGATGATAACGGTGAGGAAGTACCTACTGGTGAGATTGGCGAACTTGCAATTAAGGCTAAAAATGTCACGCCAGGATATTGGAATAAACCAGCAGAGACTGCCAAAGCATTTCATGGTCGATATTTATTAACTGGTGACTTAGCGAAGATGGACAACGATGGCGATATATTTATTATTGACCGCAAAAAAGAATTAATCATAACTGGTGGCGAAAATGTCTTACCATCCGAAGTCGAAAATGCTTTAGCTGAGCATCCACTAGTAGACCGGTGTGTGGTCGTTGGCTATGATCATCCAAAATATGGTGAATCAATTGCTGCAGCCATTATACTTCGCGAAGATGAACCTCATTACGCTGAAATTTTAAATCAACATATGCGAAGTCGTTTAGCAGGTTATAAAGTCCCAAGAATGTATGTACCAGTGACACATATGCCGTTAAACAGTACGCAGAAACCAGATAAACTTGCGATTCGACAAATGATGAATGACAAAGTCTCGCAAACACTTTAA
- a CDS encoding PrsW family intramembrane metalloprotease: MSSASTQSTKTSDIHNESIDKQMEAKAHETAQNTDLKNEARSLFDNATKSIGRLAGNDESLNLNLKDMLSEVFKPHTKNEADEIFIAGTAKTTPAICDISEEWGKPWLFSRVFIAFTVTFIGLWVMAAIFNNTNAIPGLIFIGALTVPLSGLFFFYESNAFKNISIFEVIIMFFIGGVFSLLSTMVLYRFVVFSDQFERFGSLTFFDAFLVGLVEETGKALIIVYFVNKLKTNKILNGLLIGAAIGAGFAVFESAGYILNFALGENVPLLDIVFTRAWTAIGGHLVWSAIVGAAIVIAKEQHGFEFKDIFDKRFLIFFLSAVVLHGIWDTSLTVLGSDTLKIFILIVIVWILVFILMGAGLKQVNLLQKEFKEQQKKVDE, from the coding sequence ATGTCATCAGCAAGTACACAATCAACTAAGACGTCCGACATACATAATGAATCTATCGATAAACAAATGGAAGCTAAAGCGCATGAAACAGCGCAAAATACAGATTTAAAAAACGAAGCAAGAAGTTTATTTGATAATGCAACCAAATCAATCGGTAGACTAGCGGGCAATGATGAAAGCTTAAATCTTAATTTAAAAGATATGCTTTCTGAAGTATTTAAGCCGCATACTAAAAACGAAGCAGATGAAATATTTATAGCGGGTACTGCTAAAACTACGCCAGCAATTTGTGACATATCAGAAGAATGGGGGAAGCCATGGCTCTTTTCTCGAGTATTCATCGCTTTCACAGTAACATTTATTGGATTATGGGTCATGGCAGCAATTTTTAATAACACTAACGCGATTCCGGGTCTCATTTTTATAGGGGCTTTAACAGTACCATTATCGGGTTTGTTCTTCTTTTATGAATCAAATGCGTTTAAAAATATTAGCATTTTTGAAGTTATTATCATGTTCTTTATTGGCGGCGTATTTTCATTACTAAGTACGATGGTATTATATAGATTTGTCGTTTTTAGTGATCAATTCGAAAGGTTTGGTTCTTTAACATTTTTCGATGCATTTTTAGTAGGATTAGTTGAAGAAACTGGAAAAGCACTCATTATTGTTTATTTCGTCAATAAATTGAAAACAAATAAGATTTTGAATGGATTATTAATCGGTGCTGCTATTGGTGCAGGGTTCGCAGTTTTTGAATCAGCAGGTTATATTTTGAATTTCGCTTTAGGAGAAAATGTCCCATTATTAGATATTGTCTTCACACGTGCGTGGACTGCGATTGGTGGTCATTTAGTTTGGTCAGCGATTGTTGGTGCTGCAATAGTTATTGCGAAAGAACAGCATGGCTTTGAATTCAAAGATATTTTTGATAAACGCTTTTTAATATTCTTTTTATCAGCCGTTGTTTTACATGGCATTTGGGATACATCTTTAACTGTACTTGGCAGTGATACGTTGAAAATATTTATTTTAATCGTTATTGTGTGGATACTTGTATTCATTTTAATGGGGGCAGGTTTAAAACAAGTGAATTTACTGCAGAAAGAATTTAAAGAACAACAGAAAAAAGTAGACGAATAA
- a CDS encoding 3-hydroxyacyl-CoA dehydrogenase/enoyl-CoA hydratase family protein has protein sequence MTINKVTVLGAGTMGAQLAALFVNAGLKVKLLDIVVDKNDPNLIAKKSYDKITDKKRPLLFDLNLASHLTYGNFDDDLVNDDADLYIEAVKEDIEIKHAVWQQVLQHAKEDALFATNTSGIPINAIAQAFNEKDQERFFGLHFFNPPRIMKLVELIPTSHTKESIILDVKNFAQNVLGKGVIVVNDVPGFVANRVGTQTMNDIMYRAEQHKISIVDVDALTGQAIGRPKTGTYALSDLVGLDIAVSVIKGMQQVPEETPYFHDVKIVNTLFDNGALGRKTKQGFYKKDKETKARLVYDVEKQDYVPVSQPQLPILNEFNKDLVHNLDTIFNAQDEAGLFLWETLRNNFYYSAINVPKATDDFRDIDRALVWGFNWKLGPFQLWDAMGYERVKTRMEDELGDLPQWISDLDGGFYKQDETIEYATPISHFVKDELWDKGDAKLSVTHDDQLLLKLQSKNNVITDEFNDALVDAIDLLENDHYTSMVIYADGNNFSVGANLFLMKKAHEDGLVDDVVAQSIDKLHYSFNRLKYSLKPVVTAVQGRALGGGCELVLYSPIVVAASETYIGLVEAGVGLLPSGGGLAEMADRILRTSHKFDDKQASMTKVLTNIAFAKVSTNAFEARRYGYLRDTDTIIFNTAQRVEVALKRAKYEAETNYIPNPRHQYIALGEDFKALIQGQLDAQRRGHFISDHDYHIALNIATILAGGDLPRNTFINQRYIQSLEKIGFIDLLKSKKSYERIAHMLKTGKPLRN, from the coding sequence ATGACAATTAATAAAGTAACCGTTCTTGGCGCAGGCACAATGGGCGCTCAACTGGCAGCACTTTTTGTGAATGCTGGACTTAAAGTAAAACTATTAGATATTGTAGTGGACAAAAACGATCCAAATCTCATTGCGAAAAAATCTTACGATAAAATTACAGATAAGAAACGGCCGCTACTATTCGACTTAAATCTAGCGAGTCATTTAACATATGGTAATTTTGATGATGACTTGGTAAATGATGATGCTGATTTATATATCGAAGCAGTCAAAGAAGATATTGAAATTAAGCATGCTGTTTGGCAACAAGTTCTACAACATGCTAAAGAAGATGCTTTATTCGCTACAAATACATCAGGTATTCCAATTAATGCGATTGCTCAAGCATTTAACGAGAAGGATCAAGAACGATTCTTTGGTCTACATTTCTTTAACCCACCACGTATTATGAAATTAGTGGAGTTAATACCTACGTCACACACGAAGGAATCTATTATATTAGATGTAAAAAATTTCGCGCAAAATGTGTTAGGTAAAGGTGTCATTGTCGTCAATGATGTGCCTGGCTTTGTCGCAAATAGAGTCGGCACGCAAACAATGAATGATATTATGTATCGCGCCGAGCAACACAAGATAAGCATTGTAGATGTGGATGCTTTAACTGGGCAAGCGATTGGTCGTCCTAAAACAGGTACATATGCGCTATCTGACCTAGTCGGTTTAGATATTGCAGTGTCTGTAATTAAAGGCATGCAACAAGTACCTGAAGAAACACCTTATTTTCATGATGTCAAAATTGTAAATACGTTGTTTGACAATGGCGCACTCGGACGTAAAACGAAACAAGGATTTTACAAAAAGGATAAAGAAACTAAAGCTCGACTTGTTTACGATGTTGAAAAACAAGATTATGTACCTGTATCGCAACCACAATTACCAATTTTAAATGAATTTAATAAAGACTTAGTGCATAACCTTGATACCATATTCAATGCGCAAGACGAAGCGGGACTATTTTTATGGGAGACATTACGTAATAATTTCTATTACTCTGCTATCAATGTACCTAAAGCTACCGATGATTTCCGAGACATAGACCGTGCGCTTGTCTGGGGGTTCAACTGGAAACTTGGTCCATTCCAATTATGGGATGCAATGGGATACGAACGTGTTAAAACACGTATGGAAGACGAACTTGGAGACTTACCACAATGGATTAGTGATTTAGATGGTGGCTTTTATAAACAAGATGAGACCATTGAATATGCAACACCTATTTCTCACTTCGTAAAAGATGAACTTTGGGATAAAGGTGATGCCAAACTTTCCGTAACTCATGATGATCAACTGTTACTGAAATTACAAAGTAAAAATAATGTCATTACCGATGAATTCAACGATGCGTTAGTTGATGCGATTGATTTACTGGAAAATGACCATTACACAAGTATGGTTATTTATGCAGATGGTAACAATTTCAGTGTGGGTGCTAACCTTTTCTTAATGAAAAAGGCGCATGAAGACGGTCTTGTAGATGATGTCGTTGCACAATCAATTGATAAATTACATTATAGCTTTAATCGTTTGAAGTATAGTTTGAAACCAGTAGTCACAGCTGTTCAAGGTCGTGCCTTAGGCGGTGGCTGTGAGCTTGTACTTTACTCACCTATTGTTGTCGCTGCAAGTGAAACATATATCGGTCTTGTTGAAGCAGGTGTTGGCTTATTACCGAGTGGCGGTGGCCTTGCAGAAATGGCTGATCGCATATTACGCACATCGCATAAGTTTGATGACAAACAAGCTTCCATGACAAAAGTACTGACGAATATCGCATTTGCGAAAGTCTCTACAAATGCCTTTGAGGCACGTCGTTATGGTTATTTACGTGATACAGATACGATTATTTTCAATACAGCACAACGTGTCGAAGTTGCGCTCAAACGTGCGAAATATGAAGCAGAAACAAACTATATTCCGAATCCTAGACATCAATATATCGCTTTAGGTGAAGACTTCAAAGCATTGATCCAAGGACAATTAGATGCGCAAAGACGGGGTCATTTTATTAGCGACCATGATTATCATATTGCCTTAAATATCGCCACAATTTTAGCGGGTGGTGATTTACCAAGAAATACATTTATCAATCAACGTTACATTCAATCGTTGGAGAAAATTGGCTTTATTGACTT
- a CDS encoding acyl CoA:acetate/3-ketoacid CoA transferase translates to MEVTCLKQITWHDLQHIIKDGDVIGLPALAVANLPAEVLRAVLAQHDTYHTPNDLTFILANDIHSLGAAPDLDDFIERRMIKRVIMSILTASSKTAQAMKNNDIEAYFLPQGIIATHYRQSNQLLPGVITKIGLNTAVDPRYGGGKVNTRTTDDLVSLVTINDETYLHYTFPSVDVALLRGTYADQQGNIYLTQEAYLSECYHVALNAKANHGKVIVQVKALVDDYQLKPNEVVIPGNLVDYVYVTEDEKNHRQVIQSHYLPALSGEERIDGIPEPALPFNSRKLILRRAAQFLTYGDTISIGYGINNELSNLLHEECVEHDVQPILDVGIFGGFVGSREHFGMNYNADVRMPHDRAWDFIYNNGVSVAYLSFAEVDQYGNVNVSYFNDRLNGCGGFIDITQSVNKIIFSGTFVAGSHVSCHNQRLNIETEGQNQKFVSDVSHIDFNAQYSQSLEQEIYFVTDRAVFELTNQGLKLIEIAPGLDLHKDILNQMAFKPIIADHLKLIDTSIYKEKWGQLKQSIHKV, encoded by the coding sequence ATGGAGGTGACTTGCTTGAAACAAATCACATGGCACGACTTACAACATATCATTAAAGATGGTGATGTGATTGGTTTACCAGCATTAGCTGTAGCCAACTTACCCGCCGAAGTTCTACGTGCTGTGTTAGCGCAACATGACACATATCATACGCCCAATGATTTAACGTTTATATTAGCGAATGATATTCATAGTTTAGGTGCCGCACCGGATTTAGATGATTTTATAGAACGTCGCATGATTAAACGTGTCATTATGAGTATTTTAACGGCTTCTTCCAAAACGGCACAAGCAATGAAAAATAATGACATTGAAGCTTATTTTTTACCACAAGGTATCATTGCAACTCATTATCGTCAGAGTAATCAATTATTACCTGGAGTTATTACTAAAATCGGATTAAACACAGCTGTTGATCCTAGATACGGTGGCGGTAAAGTAAATACACGAACAACGGATGATTTAGTTTCATTAGTAACCATCAACGATGAAACATACTTACATTACACATTCCCTAGCGTTGATGTGGCACTACTGAGAGGAACATACGCAGATCAACAAGGTAACATTTATTTAACTCAAGAAGCGTACTTGAGCGAGTGTTATCATGTCGCATTAAACGCGAAAGCCAATCATGGGAAAGTTATTGTACAAGTTAAAGCTTTAGTTGACGACTATCAACTAAAACCGAATGAAGTTGTTATCCCAGGAAATCTTGTCGATTATGTATACGTCACAGAAGATGAAAAGAATCACCGCCAAGTAATTCAAAGTCATTATTTACCAGCCTTGTCTGGAGAAGAACGAATTGATGGAATACCTGAACCCGCATTACCTTTTAATAGTCGCAAATTGATTCTCCGACGTGCTGCTCAGTTTTTAACTTATGGCGATACAATTAGCATCGGTTATGGCATCAATAATGAACTCTCTAATTTATTGCATGAAGAATGTGTTGAACATGATGTGCAACCGATTTTAGATGTTGGCATTTTCGGTGGATTCGTTGGGAGTCGTGAACATTTTGGTATGAATTACAATGCAGATGTGCGCATGCCTCATGATCGAGCATGGGATTTTATTTATAACAATGGTGTATCAGTTGCCTATCTTAGCTTTGCTGAGGTTGATCAATACGGCAATGTCAACGTGTCTTACTTCAATGACCGACTAAATGGATGTGGTGGCTTTATAGACATTACGCAATCTGTAAATAAAATTATCTTTTCAGGTACTTTTGTAGCTGGCAGTCATGTCTCATGCCATAATCAACGATTAAACATTGAAACTGAAGGACAAAACCAGAAATTTGTATCAGATGTGAGCCATATCGACTTTAATGCACAATATTCACAATCACTCGAGCAAGAAATCTATTTTGTTACTGATCGTGCAGTATTCGAACTCACCAATCAAGGCTTGAAACTAATTGAAATTGCACCAGGTCTTGATTTGCATAAAGATATTTTGAATCAAATGGCTTTTAAACCAATTATTGCTGATCATTTAAAATTAATTGATACCAGCATTTACAAAGAAAAATGGGGACAACTTAAACAATCAATTCATAAAGTATGA
- a CDS encoding acyl-CoA dehydrogenase family protein → MTFEKETVLKTLFPEDVLSIAKGLTDGEVEFLQQVDSLLESKYRENINQHWIDATVPEDYFKDLGELNYFNNPLLYKDRPNAKMPSQLFQFFMSYLLARFDISLATLLGVHQGLGHNTFYFGGSKEQIAKYVPKLQSHELRTCFALTEPEHGSDVAGGLETVAERQGDTWVINGEKKWIGGAHVSDVIPVFAVNKETGKPHCFVVRPEQDGVDIEVIDNKIALRIVPNALIKLTNVKVDEADRLQNITSFKDIAKILYSTRAGVAYMATGGMAGALRATLDYVTERKQFGKPISKYQLIQEKLAMMQGNLAQAMATCAQLANMQAHGEYDEVATSTAKMMNALRLRETVAMGRGITGGNGILADDYDIARFFSDAEAIYTYEGTHEINALVIGRALTGDSAFV, encoded by the coding sequence ATGACATTTGAAAAAGAAACGGTCTTAAAAACATTATTTCCTGAAGATGTACTTAGTATTGCTAAAGGTTTAACAGACGGTGAAGTCGAATTTTTACAACAAGTAGATTCATTGCTAGAAAGTAAGTACCGTGAAAATATTAATCAACATTGGATAGACGCTACTGTACCCGAGGACTATTTTAAAGATCTGGGAGAATTAAATTATTTTAACAATCCATTACTTTACAAGGATCGTCCAAACGCCAAAATGCCTAGTCAACTATTTCAGTTTTTCATGTCTTACCTACTCGCGCGATTTGATATTTCCTTAGCTACCCTACTCGGTGTTCACCAAGGTTTAGGGCATAACACTTTCTATTTCGGAGGTAGCAAAGAACAAATTGCGAAATATGTACCTAAATTACAGTCACATGAACTGCGTACATGCTTTGCTTTAACTGAACCAGAACACGGTTCGGACGTTGCGGGAGGTCTTGAAACAGTCGCTGAACGCCAAGGCGATACTTGGGTTATCAATGGTGAAAAGAAATGGATTGGTGGTGCACATGTATCTGATGTCATTCCAGTATTCGCAGTAAATAAAGAAACTGGCAAACCCCATTGCTTTGTAGTCAGACCAGAACAAGATGGCGTCGATATTGAAGTCATTGATAATAAAATCGCACTTCGCATTGTTCCTAACGCCCTAATTAAATTAACTAATGTCAAAGTAGATGAAGCGGATCGCTTACAAAACATAACAAGCTTTAAAGATATTGCCAAAATTCTTTATTCAACGAGAGCAGGCGTTGCTTATATGGCTACAGGTGGTATGGCTGGCGCTTTACGTGCCACATTAGATTATGTCACTGAGCGTAAGCAATTCGGCAAACCAATTAGTAAATATCAGTTAATACAAGAAAAGCTAGCAATGATGCAAGGTAATTTAGCTCAAGCAATGGCAACATGTGCTCAATTAGCTAATATGCAAGCACATGGTGAATATGACGAGGTTGCAACTTCAACGGCGAAGATGATGAATGCCTTACGTTTGCGTGAGACAGTAGCTATGGGCCGCGGTATTACAGGTGGTAATGGCATACTAGCTGACGATTATGATATTGCACGTTTCTTCTCTGATGCAGAAGCGATTTACACGTACGAAGGTACACATGAAATTAATGCCTTAGTAATTGGACGCGCTTTGACTGGAGATTCTGCTTTCGTATAA